DNA sequence from the Littorina saxatilis isolate snail1 linkage group LG9, US_GU_Lsax_2.0, whole genome shotgun sequence genome:
ACTGGCAGAGGTGGAACTCGAGCTGCAGATTGCAGAGGAACAGTACCAGCTGGCAAAAAGGAAAGCCTGCCTTACCAAGGAACTGGCGGAGCTGAGCGCCCTCAGGCTGAGGGACGAGCCCAGCCTCCACACTGTTCAAAGAACGATCAAGAAGGAGCCCGCCCTCCAGGACTACTCCACGTCCACCACGCACGAACGTCGATGGCACGAGCCAAGATTGTCGAACGACGATGCCTACAGCCAGCCGTCTGACGCAACATCTCCCACTCTTTCCAGAGCCTCTTCCCGCCTCAATACACAGGGATCTGCAGTTGGACCCAGGCAGAACCACACGTCCCTACCAGTCCAGTCATCACATGACGCTGCCTCATTGTTTTGGATGAAGCGGGATCTCTTGACTCATCGATTGACTCCGTTCGATGAACGCCCGGAGTCATTCCACGTTTGGAAAGACTGTTTTACATCCATCATGCTCGACTTGGATGTCTCTCCTGCCGAGGAGCTGGACCTCCTGGCCAAGTACCTTGGACCAGAGTCCAAGAGGTATGCCCAGAGCCTGAGGTCTGCCAACATCGGGAATCCTCAGAGAGGACTCCAACTCCTCTGGAAGCGCCTGGACGAGCGGTTTGGCTCACCTGAGCTCATTGAGGTATGCCTGAAGGCAAGGCTGGAGGAGTTTCCACCTATCTCAAAATATCAGCGCAGCCTCTACGAGTTGAGCGACCTCCTTGAAGAAATCTTGTCAGCCAAGATGAACCCTGTCCTCGCCCCTCTGTTTGCCCTTTACGACTCGTCTACAGGGGTCAACATGGTGGTACGGAAGCTTCCTCACCACCTCAGACAGAAGTGGGTCATGCGTGCAGCGACATACAAAAGCGATCACCGCGTCCCATTCCCCCCCTTTGAGTTTTTTGTGGACTTCGTTAAAACTTGCGCCACAATTCAGAACGACCCGGCCTTCAATTTGGAGAATGACAAAAAGGCCAAGCCAGTGCTCTCCAGAAAGACCAACCTTGAAGCAAACCCCGAGTTTTGCCCAATCCACACAACCGCAAGGCACTCTTTGCTGGAGTGTAAAGGCTTCGCAGCAAAATCACTCAGTGAGAAGAAGGCAACCCTGAAGGAGAAAGGAGTGTGCTACAGATGCCTTTCTTCCACCAGCCACAGGGCAAAGGACTGCAATATGTCGGTCAAGTGCAGTGTCTGCTCTGGAAGGCACCACACCACCATGCATCAGGACAGACCATCAGCATCCTTGAATCCCATCAGAGAGCATGGCGGGGAGGTGTCCGCAAAGTGCACCACCTTGTGCAAAGGGGGTCACCTGAGCAGATCCTGCGGCAAGGTGGTGAAGGTCAAAGTTTTTCCCCCTGATGAGACCAAGGGGATCCAGGTTTACGCGATCTTGGATGACCAAAGCAACGCCTCCCTGGCAACGCCGGAGCTGATGGATCAGCTAGGCTCGTCCCCCAGTGAAATTGAATATCAGCTAACGTCCTGCGGCGGAACACAAGCGATGAGTGGTCGTCAGCTCCGGAACATCACTGTCCAGTCCACTGACGGAAGGTCCTTGACCTTGCCCCACGTACTTGAATGCGACACCATTCCAAACGATCGATCAGAAATCCCTTCTTCTGAAGTGGCCCAACATCATGGCCATCTCAATCGCATAAGGAAAAGAATCCCTCCTCTCGACAAAGAAATCCCCATCGCACTGCTGATTGGACGGGACCTCCCTGAAGCCCACCACGTGCTGGAGCAAATTGTTGGCccaccgaaatcgccatttgcaCAGCGACTGCCTCTTGGCTGGGTAATCATCGGGGATGTGTGCCTCAACAAAGTCCACAGACCATCGACCATCAGAGTTGCCAAGACGAACGTCATTGATGGAAGAAGGACCATTTTTGAACCTTGCCCGTTCAACTTGAAGGTTGACGTCGCCAAAGATGTCGGAGCTGAAGTTTTCCAGCGAACGCCAGAAGATGACAAGGTTGGGCTGTCCGTGGAGGACAAAGCATTTTTGGCTCTCATGGATGAGAAATTCAAGCAAAATGAAGAAGGGCGTTGGTCGGCTCCTCTTCCCCTGAGATCGGAAAAACCAATCCCCACCTGCAATCGGTCCCAAGCTGTCAGTCGTGCCAAGGCCTTGGAGGCATCACTGAAGAAGAACCCCGTAAAAAGAGAACACTTCTTCCAGTTTATGGAGAAGATCCTGAAGAGTGGCTCCGCTGAAGAGG
Encoded proteins:
- the LOC138977112 gene encoding uncharacterized protein, which translates into the protein MMSQEKTARARTLSVTNQRLAEVELELQIAEEQYQLAKRKACLTKELAELSALRLRDEPSLHTVQRTIKKEPALQDYSTSTTHERRWHEPRLSNDDAYSQPSDATSPTLSRASSRLNTQGSAVGPRQNHTSLPVQSSHDAASLFWMKRDLLTHRLTPFDERPESFHVWKDCFTSIMLDLDVSPAEELDLLAKYLGPESKRYAQSLRSANIGNPQRGLQLLWKRLDERFGSPELIEVCLKARLEEFPPISKYQRSLYELSDLLEEILSAKMNPVLAPLFALYDSSTGVNMVVRKLPHHLRQKWVMRAATYKSDHRVPFPPFEFFVDFVKTCATIQNDPAFNLENDKKAKPVLSRKTNLEANPEFCPIHTTARHSLLECKGFAAKSLSEKKATLKEKGVCYRCLSSTSHRAKDCNMSVKCSVCSGRHHTTMHQDRPSASLNPIREHGGEVSAKCTTLCKGGHLSRSCGKVVKVKVFPPDETKGIQVYAILDDQSNASLATPELMDQLGSSPSEIEYQLTSCGGTQAMSGRQLRNITVQSTDGRSLTLPHVLECDTIPNDRSEIPSSEVAQHHGHLNRIRKRIPPLDKEIPIALLIGRDLPEAHHVLEQIVGPPKSPFAQRLPLGWVIIGDVCLNKVHRPSTIRVAKTNVIDGRRTIFEPCPFNLKVDVAKDVGAEVFQRTPEDDKVGLSVEDKAFLALMDEKFKQNEEGRWSAPLPLRSEKPIPTCNRSQAVSRAKALEASLKKNPVKREHFFQFMEKILKSGSAEEVPQGKAGHCWYLPLFGVYHPKKPDKIRGVFDSSATFEGVSLNSLLLSGPDLTNSLLGILLRFRRDAVAIAGDIEQMFYQFFVDQEHRDLLRFFWYRGNNFDAPLVEYRMCVHVFGNSPSPAVATYGLRKSIAHSAPDVKKFVERDFYVDDGITSVPEVDQAVHLMQRTQRELQKNGGINLHKVVSNSRSVLAAFPREELSTELQNLQPTDPLPTHGCLGLSWNLERDTFDISPQVSNGDFSRRGVLSTVNGIYDPLGFLAPATISGKIFLREVSPDGKAWDKPIPDNFRHRWELWKQSLQDIKGLETPRMFLSTSLTQSPDAKYHVFCDASEKAISSVAYVQVLHEPDSPLILNPSMLLTQKSGESQPLPDYSNLKDCYKQHWKHVQVLSNAFWKKWKEEYLQELQQRRRWMQTEENLKENSLVLLRDPSVPRNSWPVGLVVRTFPTDRDNLVRSVEIRVIKDNQAKLYVRPITELIPL